One genomic region from Magallana gigas chromosome 3, xbMagGiga1.1, whole genome shotgun sequence encodes:
- the LOC105329578 gene encoding protein tiptop isoform X3: protein MVRVKQTMQLKIVQASDDDQGSEGDNEDEASDNDGKLENLRPNQEPTFTSEDASVSSEREQDSPVVFKEESCDSFVNKENSSENTLDLKENSEQTTFENLSENSNGDKMTLKKEEGCKSDSEKRSETPPLKRLMRQDPLPLFMSEKGPSPPKKIYRDELYYKKLAVPYFATPSMVKHAPTHPRQAILKSKHYSNKFPKYFNPSVPCSFQKNHSEDQPLDLSTKGSNKSSLFVDTKKSAGKYTNGFLSNSSSLQSLQRRFGGMAGFRSSRRPMSGILTGIPPTFSQKSHSNSHKHFNIDFAGGQSLKTENKSKDSKNADSKEKIKIEEELKSSTEKDQNSNFTKKTKESSEYLEKDENNRYTVHKCSCQKTFSTLYGLSLHLQESGHLPAGTKQTNLMEYPKLVRGQDMWLNQESEQTKKILRCIQCGESFKSLPMLTVHMMQTQHYTKIVTSEHGRRSHKCSVYCDRDLDRECIFKCKVCNSAYSDMEGLANHMVLSGHHKKKMHQNSPYSDFKLKLPQKRYLREEFMDSCVSPLGSTQEESRAKICRQSSPSSDQSKSPSSQGTTEDSRITCENCNDKIETGKFVDHVRVCLLLSKYDANFKTSVKKETVERKEDGSVEVGIEKPLHSNKDSENESKEMSADENAEVKVKLEVDDGDECTKEDDNREDKTDSSCLVKNDDDCRECKKLDIIDPNHGSGDENKEQSSALSAMESFIQRSFKSEFNYRRGSIKMSSLPKAQSAQTAHLKPLERSSPSIRLERYQKYFQYLYPNEPDQKVSSSEEKLSGDIGKLEKMCEEVHGAKSPNPEQSRKSQSTPKPEISGEILSSKYLNLDEEEKSKDSSPPSSSSSKSSALDSLSSFVYSQSLTSEHPLDSLQKLFTNSNIPRILPSSSLKNFDPVESPMPTAPLNLSIRRETNDEDLDMSDGKDSFSDQESSHSSDSEANMDYRCAACSRHFASKGSYRYHLSRCHLSSVKKYGIKEAFNMSPYIYLPLDHTAKFSKYYEMAQELANKGK from the exons ATGGTGAGGGTCAAACAAACCATGCAGCTGAAAATTGTACAAG CCTCTGACGACGATCAAGGATCTGAAGGGGACAATGAGGATGAGGCATCAGATAATGACGGAAAGTTAGAAAACTTGAGACCCAATCAAGAGCCCACGTTTACATCGGAGGACGCAAGCGTATCCTCAGAAAGAGAACAAGATTCACCAGTCGTATTCAAGGAGGAGAGTTGTGATAGTTTTGTGAACAAGGAAAATTCATCAGAAAATACTCTGGATCTTAAGGAAAATTCAGAGCAGACgacatttgaaaatttgagtGAAAATTCAAATGGTGATAAAATGACTCTCAAAAAGGAAGAGGGTTGCAAGAGTGATTCCGAGAAACGTTCGGAAACTCCACCATTAAAACGACTAATGAGGCAAGATCCTTTGCCATTGTTTATGAGTGAGAAAGGACCATCACCACCCAAAAAAATTTACAGAGACGAACTCTATTACAAAAAACTAGCCGTCCCGTACTTTGCAACACCATCCATGGTCAAACATGCACCCACCCATCCAAGACAAGCCATTCTGAAATCCAAACATTATTCCAACAAATTcccaaaatatttcaatccaTCTGTTCCATGTTCATTCCAGAAAAACCATTCAGAGGATCAACCATTGGACTTGTCTACAAAAGGATCCAACAAATCCAGTCTGTTTGTGGACACAAAGAAATCGGCCGGGAAGTACACCAACGGATTCCTCTCCAACAGTTCTAGTCTTCAAAGTCTCCAGAGGCGATTTGGTGGGATGGCTGGTTTCCGCTCCAGTCGCAGACCCATGAGTGGAATTCTCACTGGAATACCTCCCACGTTTTCTCAGAAATCTCATTCAAATTCTCACAAACATTTCAACATAGATTTTGCGGGAGGTCAAAGtcttaaaactgaaaataaatccAAAGACTCAAAGAACGCAGACTCAAaggagaaaattaaaattgaggAAGAGTTGAAATCTTCAACTGAGAAAGATCAGAATTCAAACTTTACcaagaaaacaaaagaaagttcGGAGTATTTGGAGAAAGACGAAAATAACAGATATACTGTTCACAAGTGTTCATGTCAGAAGACCTTCAGCACTCTCTATGGTTTGAGTCTTCACCTTCAGGAATCAGGGCATTTACCTGCAGGGACGAAACAAACCAACTTAATGGAGTACCCAAAGTTAGTCAGGGGACAGGATATGTGGCTAAACCAGGAATCGGAGCAAACCAAAAAGATCCTGAGATGCATACAGTGCGGTGAGTCTTTTAAGTCCCTACCCATGCTAACTGTTCATATGATGCAGACACAACATTACACCAAGATCGTCACATCCGAACATGGAAGGAGATCTCACAAATGTTCGGTGTATTGTGATCGGGACTTGGACAGGGAGTGTATTTTTAAGTGTAAAGTGTGTAATAGTGCTTACAGCGATATGGAAGGCTTAGCAAACCATATGGTGCTCTCTGGGCATCACAAAAAAAAGATGCACCAAAACTCGCCGTATTCCGATTTTAAATTGAAACTGCCGCAGAAAAGATATTTGCGTGAGGAATTCATGGATAGCTGTGTGTCACCCTTAGGGAGCACACAGGAGGAATCTCGGGCAAAAATATGCAGACAGAGTTCACCATCAAGCGATCAGTCCAAGAGTCCCAGTTCGCAGGGAACAACTGAGGACAGCAGAATCACGTGTGAAAACTGTAACGATAAGATAGAGACTGGGAAATTTGTTGATCATGTCCGAGTCTGTTTACTGTTGTCAAAATATGATGCAAACTTTAAAACTTCAGTCAAGAAAGAGACAGTAGAAAGAAAAGAAGATGGGAGTGTCGAGGTAGGCATTGAAAAACCGTTGCATAGCAACAAAGATTCAGAGAACGAATCCAAAGAAATGTCTGCAGATGAAAATGCTGAAGTGAAAGTGAAACTAGAGGTAGATGATGGTGATGAATGTACAAAAGAAGACGACAACAGAGAAGACAAAACTGACTCTTCTTGTTTAGTGAAAAACGATGATGATTGCAGAGAATGCAAAAAGTTGGACATTATAGACCCAAACCATGGGAGTGGTGATGAAAATAAAGAGCAAAGTTCGGCATTATCCGCAATGGAGAGTTTTATTCAGAGGAGCTTCAAATCAGAGTTTAATTACCGAAGAGGCTCCATAAAAATGAGCTCTTTGCCTAAGGCTCAATCAGCCCAAACAGCCCATTTGAAACCCTTGGAACGATCTAGTCCATCCATAAGACTGGAAAGATATCAGAAATATTTCCAGTACCTCTACCCCAATGAGCCAGATCAAAAAGTCTCTTCCTCAGAGGAGAAATTGTCTGGAGATATTGGAAAGCTGGAGAAAATGTGTGAGGAGGTGCACGGGGCAAAAAGTCCAAACCCCGAACAATCAAGAAAGTCTCAGAGCACCCCCAAACCAGAGATCAGTGGTGAAATCCTCAGTAGCAAATATCTCAATTTGGACGAGGAAGAGAAAAGCAAAGACTCCTCCCCtccctcctcctcctcctcaaaATCCTCAGCCTTAGATTCTCTCAGCAGTTTTGTGTATAGCCAGTCGTTGACCAGTGAGCACCCCTTAGATAGTCTCCAGAAACTCTTCACCAATAGTAACATTCCTAGAATCCTCCCCTCCAGTTCATTGAAAAACTTCGATCCAGTCGAATCTCCCATGCCAACTGCTCCGTTGAATCTCTCCATAAGAAGGGAAACAAATGACGAGGACTTGGACATGTCCGATGGCAAAGACAGTTTCTCTGATCAAGAGAGCAGCCACAGCAGTGATAGTGAGGCTAACATGGACTACCGCTGTGCCGCCTGCAGTCGCCACTTTGCCTCCAAAGGCTCTTACAGATACCACCTTAGTCGCTGCCATCTCTCTTCAGTCAAAAAGTACGGAATCAAAGAAGCCTTCAATATGAGCCCTTACATCTACCTCCCTCTGGATCACACTGCCAAATTCTCCAAGTATTATGAAATGGCTCAGGAGCTCGCTAACAAAGGGAAGTAA